The region AGCGTAAGTGGTGTTCCAACACGCTTTTTTCTGCCGCTACAGGAAAACCCAATGCCTTTAATATTCGTCCCCCGACCTCAGCATGAGTCATCCCAAAATGTAAAATTTCCGCAGTGCAAATATTCAAGTTATTCTGTGCTGCTGTCCTGCGCACTGCATTATATTCCGAAGAGAAATGACGTACAAAAAACAAACGTCCGACGTCTCGCAATATTCCATTGCTAAAAAATGAATCTTTACTACTTGCACCAGATGCAATTGCAATGTAGCGCGCTGCCACACCTGTTGCAAGAGCACTTTTAGCAGTATGTAACACTGCTTCAGAAGAATTAAGTTCGTATAAATGCTCAAGATAAACTAGAATAATAGCTAAATATAGTACAGTCCTATTTCCTAAAAAAGCTGCGCAGCTATAAATAGATTTTATTTCACAACCCGTAACATTGATAAAACTTTCGCAAATTCTAAGAATTTTATCCCGTATCCGTTTATTTTTTTCAATTACTGCAACAACAGTTTCGGGTGTTGTATATACATTGTTCAGCATCTGCACAAAAACAAAGTAATCCTCAGGAAAACCATCAAAGTAATATTGAATATCACCTGCAAGAGCATCAGCAATTTTCTTTTGACTATTTGATAGCTGGTGGCTTCCAGAAGTTTGCTCGCAACATGATGGAAAAAGACCGTCTTCCCCCCTCCCGTCAACATTTGCCAGTCTGATACAATCTTCAACAATACTGGAAACAGGAAATATTCCGGCTTTACTCTGGCGTAACAATATCCGGATAGCAGAAGCTGAATCTGTGATACAAGTATGTCGGCTACTGTCTTCACCAGCAAAATTGCTGGTGCAGTCATCAGACGTACCATGAACAGATACGTGCTGTACTCCCCATATTTTAAGAACACGCAGCGTCTGGTCTGTAACAATATGTCCACGAGAAAACAGCCTTCTTCCATTGGCAATCTGCACATCGCATGAAAGAGCCTGCCCTATCTCAAGGCTGGAAATCGTCA is a window of Halodesulfovibrio sp. DNA encoding:
- a CDS encoding HDOD domain-containing protein, encoding MTISSLEIGQALSCDVQIANGRRLFSRGHIVTDQTLRVLKIWGVQHVSVHGTSDDCTSNFAGEDSSRHTCITDSASAIRILLRQSKAGIFPVSSIVEDCIRLANVDGRGEDGLFPSCCEQTSGSHQLSNSQKKIADALAGDIQYYFDGFPEDYFVFVQMLNNVYTTPETVVAVIEKNKRIRDKILRICESFINVTGCEIKSIYSCAAFLGNRTVLYLAIILVYLEHLYELNSSEAVLHTAKSALATGVAARYIAIASGASSKDSFFSNGILRDVGRLFFVRHFSSEYNAVRRTAAQNNLNICTAEILHFGMTHAEVGGRILKALGFPVAAEKSVLEHHLRFSKVGTKEHAIMQVAAFVTKALFYNPEYDTLPPSLDSDAWAILNITEESLSEIVEVIYLKSNEIIRLVYGE